From the genome of Apis cerana isolate GH-2021 linkage group LG15, AcerK_1.0, whole genome shotgun sequence:
ACACCGAATTTCCATCAAAGCAACgtctaaattaaaaagatttcagGTAAGAAACAGAAGAAGATTGATCACATCACGCGTATATCGAGTTGTCGTTTTTTAATCAAGTtcaattcgtttaattatttcttcttttcaaattcgtttctcttcttttcgttGTTCGTACGTACACCTTGAACCATCTCGCTTGCACGTATCGATTATTCGTTAATGGCGAATAGTCGTACGATACACTAGCTCGATTCAAGTACACGTAATTCGGGcacgattgaaaaataatgcttCGTCGATTatcgttcgattaaaaaaaaaaaaaaaaaatatacacggaatatataaaattccataacgagggatatataaaattcactcTTGCAGAGTGAAATTAGGATGACGATTCTTGGCATTGTTTGAATaatgaacgaacgaacgaacaaaCGAAATTCAACGCGAATTACACGCGCAATTACACGCGAAATTATTTACACAAGATAATTCCATAACTTTCTGCGTGTATGGATAtcgattttcttgaaaatcttCTAGTTGAAAAACTAGTAGCTGGGAAAagggaatataatttttgtgttgTATTTGTGTTACGTCAACCTTAAATATCGCTTGTTTATCGTGTATTGAaacgtaatattttcttttcggtTGGACAAGTGTGATCATGTCGTTGGATTTGTATTACACGCCTGTAAGTTCACCTTGCAGGGCAGTCCTCTTGGCTGCGGAAGCTATCGGTATCTCCTTAAATTTGAAggaaatcgatatatttgcAAACGAACATTTGAAACCGGAATATGAACAGGTACGATGAAAGTATATAGAAATCTTAAATAtcgttagatatatatatatatatgattcgtGCAATTTGGATGTGAAAAACCGATATTAGACAATGCTtccattcgttttttttttatccacgaTAAATCTCAAATTTAAAGTGATATGATTATGCGATTACTATATTCTGTTACAGTTAAATCCGCAGAAAACTGTTCCATTTCTCGTAGACGGTGATTACAAATTAACGGAAAGGTTTGTTGTTATTAATGAATCATAGatcatgataattaatattatataattccattttcatttcttatgtcatcgtttcgtttcgcaaTTCGTAGTCGAGCTATTATGTCGTATTTAGCCGATCAATATGGTAAAAACGTTCGCCTATATCCACAAACACCAATTGGTCGAGCTTTAGTCAATCACAGATTACATTTTGATATCGGTACTCTGTATAGAGGCATGAAGGATTATTACGTAagtattcaaaagaaaaaatgtatatatatttataataattgattttccgttattttcgatttagaatatttctaaataaaattattatataaaaaatgcttgCTTTCTGTCTGAAATggaacaaatttatttcagtATCCAGTCGCGTTTGGAAAGACAAAGGATTATAATCCTGAATGTTATAAGATACTCGAAGGCGCGTTTGACGTTCTGAATATATTTCTGGATGGGCAAGATTATGCCGCTGGACGCAATTTAACTATCGCTGATCTCGCTTTAGCTGCCACTGTATCGACAGCAGAGGTATCAGAAAGCAATGTTTAAAAACTaagtattaatttgaaaattaaattatttttttataattttaaaattaaataataaataatggctATTGATCATAGATTTTCGGTTTCGAAGTGGAGAGATATACTAATGTTGATAAATGGATGAACAGAATAAAATCACTCGCACCGGGTTATCGTAAAGCTAATGGCGAAGGATTAGAAAtgttaaagaaattgattgaagattttaaaaagaactaatatatataaatatttatgtattaatttgtatagaataaactgaacttaataattaaaattcaataataaattgtctttttttttgcgtgcGAATATGATTACATACCAAGAGCAAATGTGAGAAAAAAAGTGGGGGAAGGATaaagatagattaaaaattcggaATCAACGCCATCTTTAGAGTGCCGCAAGTGAAACTcaatatacaaagaaaataataaaagaaggataaagatagaataagaattgatcTTCAACGCCATCTCTTGATTTGCCCaagatatcattttaaatgcagaataagataaagaaaagatcagcactatttttaaacatttttagaaatttttttgttttttaaatatatattgttatattcgaGACGTCAATGACGCTGATactcaatttttatctctttttttatttttttttctgttcttgtatattgagtttcatttgcggcattCAGAAGATgatttaatttccaaatttttactctatttctatctttctcttattattttatttccctcGTTTATATCCATTTTGTAAAACTTATTCGCTTAAGAGATATCAATTTTGATATCTGATTAACTTTATTGtcgtttttatcaattattgattaaattattgattaaaaattatataaagaaaatctattcaatctaattttcatatatcttatatattttatttgtatatatttatattatatacatatttcatatatattatacatatatatatattatatttatatattttatttatatattatatttatttatttatttttatatatcgcaggtatatagattttaaaaatatcgcaatagatttatatatatatttatatatatatatatatatatattataatatttatatatacattatatatattttagacaaAATTGCAATGCAATATCAAGTTTCTTGCAAATATCTAGAAAACTAAAACCAAGCGGTATtaacatgtaaaaaaaaaagttgttcaaaatattgatttctaacatgttcaaaatatttataacgtattaataaaaattaacaaaatagaTAAGGACCTCCCTATCgaataattactataaaaaaatttatgaaaaaatgtgttaaagaaattatttttaaaatattttataaatattttgaaatattttaaaatatttattttatcaatttttatgattgaattgaatataattctcATATTCATCGCTTTAAATCATAAAGATCATATCAAAcatatttctgtttttttgtGCAATCactatttcaaaatatgagacacaaaatattattaaatgttaaatctaTTCTATACCTCGTCTACGaataattcttgaataatttagcgcagaaatattattgatttgaatttaGTGCTATcgaaaagattattaagattttcatATAGAAAATCGTGGTAATAACGATTATAGTTACATTGCAATCAAATACAGTTtcttttttgtcaattttgagataagaatttcgatttcttgataattttccgatgaataaatatgcaaatcgTATGAGCGGTCACATAGTCTCATGATTGGAAACTAAATGAATATAGCAATCTATATTTGTCTTCCCTCATTCTTTATCATTATAGAAAACTTTCTATTGATTTAAGacatagtttatatatatttttgtatatctatatgttgtaatatataatgaaaatataatttcattaaatattcttttttggtCTTTCTCCAAATATGGCAGTACCAACTCTAACATTAGTACTTCCTAATTCCacctatataatattaatttcatttatattttatttatatttttaaaaatatatatatatatatattctaattgaaATTACCGCATGTTCATAATCATTTGACATTCCCATTgataattcaatttgttttaaatcaatatttaattgttttgaaacattttctcTGCATTCtttcaaacataaaaaatcAGGATTTGGTTCTTTACTGTAATCATATCCAAACATGCCTATTGTCATAAGAcctataaattctaaattcttacAATTAGCAATAATATGCTGAACAAGAGAACAAACATTTGTAATTTCACAACCAttcttttctgaaaatataaatatataatttttattaattttaatatttaattattcttatatattaatatatatattttatatattttatatattttatatattattatttatatttatattatatattaatatatataatttatatatattaatatttttaatatttaattttatataattattctattaaaaaataattatttaaaattatttcatatttaaaattagaaattgattcTGATAATTGTAacttactttaatttatttacttaaaaatgaaacaaaatttatataaaattttgatataaactttatataaattcttttttataatacaattataatattatatattttttttttaatttatataaatttatataacttttctttcatatttttgaccATAATATTTGcgtaaattttttgttcttgatattttttattttcaagtaaaatatataatctgaacaaatcattaaaatcataatatatattaccttGTTCTTTACTAGTATTAACTTGTACCatcacttttaattttaaattttcatctttcctATAATTAATCCAAGAAGTATTTACTGCTGATGCAAGTTTTTCATTGTCTATTGTTTCAATCACATATAAATTGGGAACACTTAATaacttatttactttattacgTTGAAGATGGCCAATAAAATGCCAATGTATATTTGTACATGTTTCCAAAATACTTggatcgtttcctttttctaataattcattaacataattttctcCAAAATGTCTTTGACCAGCTTTATAAGCATCAACAATTAATTCAACTGGTTTTAATTTACTCACAGCTACTAAACGtggttcaaaatatttatactcctgttagtaaaatattaaaaattattattaatttatatatttttaaattaattataatatatgaaatttataaaatatttaataatacatactgCTGGTCTTCTACCAGAAGCaacagtaattttattttttaccacTTTTAAATTCGCTATTAATTCtgccatttttattatttaatttcttatcaaCATTTTGATCATTATGgattaattgaaatgatttattgtattatatatcacacaatttgatttgtttatttccattcatttaatttcataacgTAATATAGATgtcagtaataaaatatacgaataaagTCCCTATATTagtctaataaatatatttaaaataattattataaattgaataataatgtgaaataatctaattataatcaGATATTAGAACAAAATGATTGCCAATTgacattaaagaataaaagtaataaagctatataaaagtaatgaaCGATGTTTCATTGggtgaaagaatgaaaataacatgatattattggttattatcCCTAGACTAATGATACTATATGAAATGATGTATTCTGCGATTCTCCTTCTCTGTCATATCACTGACAACCATTTTGTCCCAGTATCTAGTAATTCTGTTGGGCAATTTTATTCTTGGcttgatttattttcagtCTTAATTGATGAATGTAAAAACATAGGTACATTGTGAAAACTGATTGCgccaaataaaattatttttaaaattttaacatgacatttttaaaaactgtACAACCAGgtgaatacaaaaaattattttatttttaattgcatattaattaattttttatataaaatgttatatataatgtaatacatataacctataaaatattttattttacttacatatataactttattaagatattattacaggtttaaaattatttcaaacatatccaaaaattttaaatgtacctTTACGTCGAACTAAATATTATACCGTTTACACagaggaaaataaagaaaattttcttgataatGCGGTAAATAGATCATTCTTCTTAGAAATCATACGAGGTTTAGGAATTACAATGTCACATTTCTTTACTGAACCTGCAACAATAAACTATCCTTTTGAAAAAGGCCCTTTGAGTCCAAGATTTAGAGGTGAACATGCATTAAGAaggtattgaaaattatataaaataatattattaaattacaaataaatattaaatctttattaaataaaaaattaatgaatgttattctcttttaaaactaaatgatttatcaaaatgtttgtggatttaaataaaatttttaaatgcttaatatattatgatataatatactataaattataatattgcttaCGTATATAAtgagaagaataattaaaaattgataattagattaaattttaatacattaatattatttattttatttaaaattatatttatgcttcattttgaaattcttgacgttttaaaattatgatttttcaaagcaaaacattttatatgcaaaataatatataaaacataatttattttggtaGATATCCATCAGGAGAAGAAAGATGTATTGCATGTAAATTATGTGAAGCTATTTGTCCAGCACAAGCAATTACTATTGAAGCAGAGGAGAGAGCCGATGGATCTCGTCGTACAACAAGATATGATATAGATATgacaaaatgtatatattgtgGATTTTGTCAAGAAGCTTGTCCAGTGGATGCAATTGTAGAGGTAATAACAAATATGCACAATTAcagaattttttgataaaactaatgtctaaatatttcaatctcatatttatatgatctgctgtaatgtttataaatattacaattataaaacagctatttctataataattattgtaataaaataatagcatTAATTTCTTCATCCATAGatcatttatagaaaaatagttattattaaaattaatattattgtttctaacttcctatttaaatttaatttaaggaaattttgtgtaatttaaaatattaattttatgaattattttagggTCCCAACTTCGAATTTTCCACAGAGACACATGAagagttattatataataaagaaaaactattaaataatgGAGATAAATGGGAATCAGAAATTGCTAGCAATATTCATGCTGATTATctctatcgataaatttaataaattatataatgtagtcaaatattacatatattattagtaataaaaaatatttattgtataatatttaccagtaataattagattttgaaatatcaaaatcgaTCTATTATTCAATCGTTCAACcgttatttttgtaaaaaatcatttaatacgaaattaattttatttttaacctcTTCAATATAATTGtcgattttaatcatttctcaTCGAATGAATACACAAGACAATCATctgttttaattgatatttgaatgaaaacaAATGATCTATCGTCGAGTTGAACATAGTATACGTGGCAGATGAATGCCATACGAAAGAAAAggttaaaaatattgtgataTCAGAAGtgaaaagtttcttttataattataaataattatcatatttaatattatatttattatgaaatgatCTTACCTTTTACATCttgatatttacttaaaataaatttaaatttaatgcatattatacatttgtagttctatttaaattaatttcttattgtttattttaatttgcatgtatataaagaaactaaatatatattactaatttatattataaaattataatgattaacaatttgatttaaaatgaaatgatttttcatgttttcatataaaattgagcattccttattaattattaaattaataaaaattgtttatattatttatattaatactaatttaatttttatacatttacaaatatattttaataaattcttatatatatatttttgtatttataatattctatttgcaaaaaaatatccttGAATAATAGTCGATagtagttattatatattatataatataaattacaaattattattcacataTAGAATACAAATATGTAAGTTTACAcacattatttctaaatatataatttttataacattccatttttattcttgatattttattatatgaaaagttaatatttatttaaaaaga
Proteins encoded in this window:
- the LOC107997424 gene encoding glutathione S-transferase 1-1-like isoform X2 → MSLDLYYTPVSSPCRAVLLAAEAIGISLNLKEIDIFANEHLKPEYEQLNPQKTVPFLVDGDYKLTESRAIMSYLADQYGKNVRLYPQTPIGRALVNHRLHFDIGTLYRGMKDYYYPVAFGKTKDYNPECYKILEGAFDVLNIFLDGQDYAAGRNLTIADLALAATVSTAEVSESNV
- the LOC107997424 gene encoding glutathione S-transferase 1-1-like isoform X1, which encodes MSLDLYYTPVSSPCRAVLLAAEAIGISLNLKEIDIFANEHLKPEYEQLNPQKTVPFLVDGDYKLTESRAIMSYLADQYGKNVRLYPQTPIGRALVNHRLHFDIGTLYRGMKDYYYPVAFGKTKDYNPECYKILEGAFDVLNIFLDGQDYAAGRNLTIADLALAATVSTAEIFGFEVERYTNVDKWMNRIKSLAPGYRKANGEGLEMLKKLIEDFKKN
- the LOC107997455 gene encoding pyridoxal phosphate homeostasis protein; its protein translation is MAELIANLKVVKNKITVASGRRPAEYKYFEPRLVAVSKLKPVELIVDAYKAGQRHFGENYVNELLEKGNDPSILETCTNIHWHFIGHLQRNKVNKLLSVPNLYVIETIDNEKLASAVNTSWINYRKDENLKLKVMVQVNTSKEQEKNGCEITNVCSLVQHIIANCKNLEFIGLMTIGMFGYDYSKEPNPDFLCLKECRENVSKQLNIDLKQIELSMGMSNDYEHAVELGSTNVRVGTAIFGERPKKNI
- the LOC107997457 gene encoding NADH-ubiquinone oxidoreductase subunit 8 isoform X1 — encoded protein: MTFLKTVQPDIITGLKLFQTYPKILNVPLRRTKYYTVYTEENKENFLDNAVNRSFFLEIIRGLGITMSHFFTEPATINYPFEKGPLSPRFRGEHALRRYPSGEERCIACKLCEAICPAQAITIEAEERADGSRRTTRYDIDMTKCIYCGFCQEACPVDAIVEGPNFEFSTETHEELLYNKEKLLNNGDKWESEIASNIHADYLYR
- the LOC107997457 gene encoding NADH-ubiquinone oxidoreductase subunit 8 isoform X2, encoding MTFLKTVQPGLKLFQTYPKILNVPLRRTKYYTVYTEENKENFLDNAVNRSFFLEIIRGLGITMSHFFTEPATINYPFEKGPLSPRFRGEHALRRYPSGEERCIACKLCEAICPAQAITIEAEERADGSRRTTRYDIDMTKCIYCGFCQEACPVDAIVEGPNFEFSTETHEELLYNKEKLLNNGDKWESEIASNIHADYLYR